GAGCCGACGATGATGATGCGCGCGCCGGCGGCGGCCGCTACCAGCGAGGAGGCCGCGCCGAGGTTCAGGGTGCGCAGCTTGCCGTCGAAGCCGCCGGTGACGGTGAGCACCGGCTCCGGCGGCGCGGGTACCCGCCGCAAGAAGGAGCGCATGGCGCGGGAGGTGGCGGCGAGCTCGGAGGCGCTGTTGCCCTTGGCGCGCCCGACCATGAGAAAGCTCGCGGCCTGCGCCGGGCTGGCGACCCCGGCCAGCACCAGCTCCATCGCCTCCCGGCAGAGCTCCGGATCCAGGTCGGCCAGGCTGTCCGGACCGCGGGCGAGCGCCTTGAGGTACGGGGCGAACTCCCGCCAGCCCTCCGCGCTCCGGGTCTCGTCCGTCTCCCGCGCGGCTCCTGCGCCCAAATGACTCTACGCTCTGTTTAGAGGATCTGGAAAACTAGCGTCCACGAGGAATATATTATCGCGGACCTCTGCCGGGGAAGCGAGCGCCCGGAGGATCCGCCTGTAAGCGGGCCCCGGGCTGTGACCGCTACCCTACCTCGACCGCACCGTCCCGCACTGTCACGGCCATCCGCTGCCTTCGCGTTAACGGGCGGGCCGCCGGCCTATCAGGCGCGGTCCTGTATCGCGCCCGCGCCCGCCGCCTCCGCGCAGTGGGCGCAGCAGTAAGGCTGGCCTCCGGCCTCGACGCCGTGGCCCACGATTCGGACGCCACAGTGCGAGCAGGTGGGGGATAGGGCGTGTATGGCGCACTCGAAGCTGTCGAAGAAGCGCCCCTCTGACACGCCGGGCGTCCTCACCTCGAAAGCCTTGTCGTAATCGTTGCCGCAGACCTCGCAACGGGCCATCGTCTCACCTCCGGTAAGCTTGAACTCCGGTCATCCCGAGCACCTTGCAAGATGCCCTACTAGCGTGCGGTTACCCGTCGCCGGGGCCGGCTAAACGGTCATTTACGGTCATTGACTCTCTGTATAACTCCCGTGTAAGGCTTCCTGGGGTTCTACAGTGGGATTCGCCTAAAGCTAGAGAGCGGGTAGAGAGGCGAGCTACGACTCCCCGGCCCGCTCTCCAGTAGATAGGCTAGAAGCTAGCCTTCGAGAACGAAGGTGATCATGAGGTTCACCTTGTAGCCCGTTATCTGCCCGTTCTCGATGAGCACGTTCTGGTCCTTTACCCAGGCGCTCTCGACGTTGCGGAGGGTCTGGTTAGCCCTGTCTATGGCCTCCTTGATGGCGTCCTCGAACCCGCTCTGCGAGGTCGCGCTCAACTCGGTTACCCTGGCG
Above is a genomic segment from Rubrobacter aplysinae containing:
- a CDS encoding dodecin family protein — its product is MSVARVTELSATSQSGFEDAIKEAIDRANQTLRNVESAWVKDQNVLIENGQITGYKVNLMITFVLEG